TAAATACTGTAAGGGACAGTTTTGTCTATGATGAAGAAAACTATAAAATTACTGACAGGAAAAACAATATCTCATACACAATGGGAGACACCCTGAAGGTAATAGTTACAGGAGCTTCATATGATAGAATGGAAATAGAGGTTGTACCTTTCAGTGAAGAAATAATAGATTTGGAAAATATTGAAGCAGAAGATGAGGGGAATTAGAAATGGTACTGGCTAGAAATAAAAAAGCATTTCATGATTATTTCATTGAGGATAAGCTGGAAGCTGGAATGGAACTTGTAGGAACAGAAGTTAAATCTGTGAAGGCAGGAAAAGTAAGTATAAAGGAAAGCTTCATAAGAATTATAAAAAATGAGATTTTCATAATGAATATGCATATAACACCGTATGAATTTGGAAATATAAACAATCTTCCCGAATCGAGGGTAAGAAAACTTCTCCTTAACAGGAAGGAAATAGAAAAATGGGCAGCTAAGATAAAGGAGCAGGGATATACGATAATTCCTTTGTCTGTCTACACGAAACAGAGACTTGTAAAAATGGAGATAGGGCTTGCAAAAGGGAAAAAATTGCATGATAAGAGGGAAGCCCTTAAAAGAAAAGACCAGGAAAGGGATATGAAAAAGGTACAGAAGGATTTTAGAAAATAAATCCAGGCTTTCCGGTAATTAATATACAATAAAATAGACTTATAAGGAAGGGATTGTCATTGAAAAAGATTGGGCTCAAATTTGAAAAGAACGCAGTCGCACAGATACTGGCTTTTGTAACAGTGTTTTTCTGGTCAGTGTCAATAGTGTTTACAAAAATTGGTACAAAATATTACGATTCAACAACTTTAGCAGTTTTAAGATACGTATTTACTTTTTTTATGTTAATTGTTGTCATAATTATAAAGAAAATAAAACTTCCTGATAAAAAAGATATTCCGATGTTTTTTCTTACAGGACTTATGGGGTTTGCCCTTCATATGATAACCTTTAATAAGGGGGTAAGCACATTGAGTTCAGCAACATCGAGTATTCTGCTGGCATGTGCACCTATATTTACTTCAATCCTGTCGGTAGCTTTCCTTAAGGAAAGAATAAATATTTACTGCTGGATTTCGATTTTTATTTCTTTTTCAGGAATACTGATTTTGACATTATGGGAAGGGGTATTTTCCTTTAATGAAGGAATTTTCTGGATGCTTCTGTCGGCATTTCTGCTGGCAATATACAATATAATGCAGAGAAAATTTTCAGGAAAGTATTCAGGAACTGAATCTTCCATATACTGCATGATGACGGGAGCGATTTTACTTGCTATCTATTCGCCAAAGTCTTTACTGAAAATACCTGAAATGAATTTAGGCCAGTTTACAGTAATATTCTGCCTGTCATTTTTTACTAGTGTGGTTGCCTATATTTTATGGGGAAAGGCACTTGCAATGGCGGACAGTGCCGGAGAAATAGCTAATTTCATGTTTTTAGGACCATTTATATCAACTTTGGCGGGAGTACTATTTTTACATGAGGGACTT
This window of the Leptotrichia sp. oral taxon 215 str. W9775 genome carries:
- the smpB gene encoding SsrA-binding protein SmpB; the encoded protein is MVLARNKKAFHDYFIEDKLEAGMELVGTEVKSVKAGKVSIKESFIRIIKNEIFIMNMHITPYEFGNINNLPESRVRKLLLNRKEIEKWAAKIKEQGYTIIPLSVYTKQRLVKMEIGLAKGKKLHDKREALKRKDQERDMKKVQKDFRK
- a CDS encoding DMT family transporter translates to MKKIGLKFEKNAVAQILAFVTVFFWSVSIVFTKIGTKYYDSTTLAVLRYVFTFFMLIVVIIIKKIKLPDKKDIPMFFLTGLMGFALHMITFNKGVSTLSSATSSILLACAPIFTSILSVAFLKERINIYCWISIFISFSGILILTLWEGVFSFNEGIFWMLLSAFLLAIYNIMQRKFSGKYSGTESSIYCMMTGAILLAIYSPKSLLKIPEMNLGQFTVIFCLSFFTSVVAYILWGKALAMADSAGEIANFMFLGPFISTLAGVLFLHEGLSLSTIIGGAVILVGIIGFNKFKNMKENKYIRIK